From the genome of Bactrocera oleae isolate idBacOlea1 chromosome 2, idBacOlea1, whole genome shotgun sequence, one region includes:
- the Mpi gene encoding mannose-6-phosphate isomerase has protein sequence MELVGFVHKYEWGKVGNDSAVAQLATLNDPHFKVDEKTPYAELWMGSHPSGPSKYKSSGITLQDELPFLLKVLSIKKALSIQVHPNKSEAQKLHAKEPNIYKDPNHKPEMAIALTPFTGLCGFRPLPEIREILMDIEPLKALAVNDSNDLNLLAANDEIGLRNCYRKLMSAEKDTIGDCIESISKNYTKQLCRYDILEIFNTLEKDFPNDVGVLSLFFLNVVRLQPGQAMFLGANQIHAYLSGDCVECMACSDNVIRAGLTPKYKDLKQLLSSLEYKGDPAESKIFTPERVDSHQLIFKPPVEDFSLIQLSLKPSDLEYVLKIKQSPGILLVISGQRYLENKGLDKLKLTRGSIVYLPFESGTELRFSSAGEDEHEFLAYISTPNAVPSTNFHI, from the exons atggAGCTAGTAGGTTTTGTTCACAAATACGAGTGGGGAAAAGTAGGGAATGACTCTGCAGTGGCCCAGCTCGCAACACTCAATGATCCGCACTTTAAAGTTGACGAGAAAACGCCTTATGCTGAATTGTGGATGGGCTCCCATCCCAGCGGACCCTCAAAGTACAAATCCAGTGGCATTACTCTACAAGATGAACTAccatttttattgaaagttttaagtataaaaaaggCTTTGAGTATTCAAGTTCACCCTAACAAA tcgGAAGCACAAAAATTGCATGCGAAAGAACCCAACATATACAAGGACCCAAATCATAAGCCTGAAATGGCGATTGCCCTAACGCCCTTTACTGGTTTGTGCGGATTTCGTCCTCTCCCTGAGATTCGAGAAATATTGATGGATATTGAACCACTTAAGGCTTTGGCAGTGAACGATTCAAATGATCTCAATCTATTGGCTGCTAATGATGAAATTGGATTGCGTAATTGTTATCGTAAATTGATGAGTGCTGAAAAGGACACAATTGGGGACTGTATTGAATCAATTTCCAAAAACTATACAAAAC AATTATGCAGATACGATATACTTGAAATCTTTAACACACTGGAAAAGGATTTCCCAAATGATGTCGGTGTGTTGTCTTTATTCTTTTTGAATGTTGTTCGGTTGCAACCTGGACAGGCAATGTTTCTTGGTGCAAACcaaatacatgcatacttgTCGGGGGATTGTGTCGAGTGTATGGCTTGTTCGGATAATGTGATACGCGCTGGCTTGACTCCCAAATATAAAGATCTCAAACAATTGCTTAGTTCACTAGAGTATAAAGGTGATCCAGccgaaagcaaaatatttactcCGGAACGTGTTGACAGCCACCAATTGATATTCAAACCACCGGTTGAAGACTTTTCACTGATACAATTATCACTGAAACCTTCTGATTtagaatatgttttaaaaattaaacaatctCCCGGGATTTTACTTGTGATAAGTGGTCAACGCTACTTAGAAAACAAAGGATTGGATAAGTTGAAATTAACACGTGGATCCATTGTGTATTTGCCTTTTGAAAGTGGCACAGAATTACGATTTTCATCTGCTGGTGAGGATGAGCATGAATTTTTGGCTTACATCAGCACACCCAATGCAGTGCCATCCACCAACTTTCATATATAG